A region of Fimbriimonadaceae bacterium DNA encodes the following proteins:
- the cmk gene encoding Cytidylate kinase: MKAPVIAIDGPAGAGKSTVSKLIAQRLNLRYLDTGAMYRAVALKALKEGVSAEDSVGIAMVATGCEIAFQAGSPQRVLLNGEDVTEAIRTLEVGEMASALSVHGEVRRILVRQQQSFIAEGGYVLEGRDATTVIAPEADLKIFLTASLDERARRRAAELESKGQLSDLAEVKEAVAARDERDTSRQESPLQVAPGAIVVDSQGLTPDEVVDKILSHLPGISGSA; the protein is encoded by the coding sequence ATGAAAGCTCCTGTAATCGCCATCGACGGACCCGCCGGGGCGGGGAAGAGTACGGTCAGCAAGCTCATCGCCCAACGCCTGAACTTGCGATATCTCGATACCGGCGCGATGTACCGGGCGGTAGCGCTGAAGGCGTTAAAGGAAGGTGTTTCTGCTGAAGACTCCGTTGGAATAGCAATGGTCGCCACTGGATGTGAAATCGCCTTTCAGGCCGGCTCGCCGCAGCGAGTCCTCCTTAACGGCGAGGACGTCACCGAAGCGATTAGGACGCTCGAGGTCGGCGAAATGGCCAGCGCCCTAAGTGTTCATGGCGAGGTAAGACGCATCCTCGTTCGCCAGCAACAAAGCTTCATCGCGGAAGGGGGCTACGTGCTCGAAGGGCGGGACGCAACTACGGTGATCGCTCCCGAAGCAGATCTCAAGATTTTTCTCACCGCGTCGCTCGATGAACGTGCTCGGCGGCGCGCGGCCGAGCTTGAAAGCAAAGGACAGCTTTCGGACCTTGCGGAAGTCAAGGAAGCGGTTGCAGCCAGGGATGAGAGGGATACCTCGCGCCAGGAGAGTCCCCTCCAGGTGGCGCCTGGAGCCATCGTCGTGGACAGCCAGGGGCTGACGCCTGACGAGGTCGTCGATAAGATCTTGTCGCATCTTCCGGGCATATCAGGCTCTGCCTAG
- the tyrC gene encoding Cyclohexadienyl dehydrogenase, whose amino-acid sequence MGPLGVVGIGHIGGSIAKAWLGRREVIVHDPDPNSVEQAAADGCVVADGLQDLASCHTVVIAAPPGSTKLLVEQVLEINRDGVVTDTCGVRRAVQLSASAGERFIGGHPMAGNEGRGYSSADPTIFRGAKWVLTPAANSSAAALAAMCDFVTAVGADPLLMDPTEHDRAMAQVSHLPHILANALLRGVEGDELRLAAGSFRGATRVGGSNPEQWAELWVLNREHVLPRLASLLDDLGHFRKLLESGSTSELTEWVHGALK is encoded by the coding sequence ATGGGGCCGCTCGGCGTTGTCGGAATTGGACACATCGGGGGCTCGATCGCGAAGGCTTGGCTGGGGCGGCGGGAGGTTATCGTCCATGACCCCGACCCAAACTCTGTGGAGCAGGCGGCAGCCGACGGCTGCGTTGTCGCCGACGGGCTACAAGACCTTGCTTCCTGCCATACGGTCGTCATTGCGGCTCCTCCCGGTTCCACCAAGCTGCTCGTCGAGCAAGTTCTGGAGATCAATCGCGACGGCGTTGTAACGGATACTTGTGGCGTGAGGCGTGCCGTTCAGTTGTCGGCAAGCGCCGGCGAGCGCTTCATCGGTGGCCACCCGATGGCCGGTAACGAGGGCAGAGGGTATTCGAGCGCCGATCCGACGATCTTCCGAGGCGCCAAGTGGGTGCTAACGCCGGCGGCCAATTCTTCTGCGGCGGCTCTGGCGGCGATGTGCGACTTCGTTACCGCGGTTGGCGCCGATCCGCTGCTAATGGATCCGACGGAACACGACCGTGCGATGGCCCAGGTCAGCCACTTGCCCCACATTCTCGCCAACGCGTTGCTTCGTGGGGTCGAGGGCGATGAGCTTCGCCTGGCGGCGGGCTCTTTTAGGGGCGCTACGCGGGTTGGCGGCTCGAATCCCGAACAGTGGGCCGAGCTCTGGGTCCTCAACCGCGAGCACGTGCTGCCACGGCTTGCTTCGCTGCTCGACGATCTCGGCCATTTTCGAAAGCTCCTGGAGTCGGGTTCAACGTCCGAGTTGACCGAATGGGTTCACGGAGCGCTGAAATGA
- the aroA1 gene encoding 3-phosphoshikimate 1-carboxyvinyltransferase 1, with the protein MRFVTVARSTPLRGEVTVPSDKSITHRAYLFSAISEETSEVRNPLLGEDCERSLSAVKRLGCSVTRDPNGTVLIVPGPLRSSSDPIDCGNSGTTIRLLAGIVAGWGLNATLTGDESLSRRPMRRIAEPLRLMGAIVDGDTPPLRLSSGTLNGIDYTSPVASAQVKSCVLLAGLRARGETWVREPSLSRDHTERMLEGAGVKIMRGKKGIGVAAGSQPRRIDCRVPGDISSAAFWMVAAAVVAGSRVSLRSVGINPTRTGVLVALEQAGLDVKVGNERWESGEPVADIEVGSGPGIGMTLDGPLIPRLIDEIPVLAVLATQLSGETVIRDARELRVKETDRIKTVTEGLRQMGAKIEPTDDGMVIEGPTPLRGGAIDATGDHRIAMAFAVAGLVAEGETQILAADSIQTSYPGFFEDLRSLQK; encoded by the coding sequence ATGAGGTTCGTTACAGTGGCCCGGTCGACGCCGCTCCGCGGCGAAGTCACGGTGCCATCAGACAAGTCCATCACGCACCGGGCTTACTTGTTCTCCGCAATCTCCGAGGAAACATCGGAAGTTCGCAATCCCCTGCTCGGTGAAGATTGTGAGCGCAGCCTCTCGGCCGTGAAGCGGCTCGGTTGTTCCGTGACGCGGGATCCGAACGGCACGGTCCTTATCGTGCCAGGGCCACTACGGTCGTCTTCAGACCCGATCGACTGCGGCAATAGCGGAACGACGATACGTTTGTTGGCGGGGATCGTCGCGGGTTGGGGGCTCAACGCAACCCTGACCGGCGACGAATCGCTGTCCCGCCGTCCGATGCGGCGAATAGCCGAGCCTCTTCGGTTGATGGGCGCCATCGTGGATGGCGACACGCCGCCCCTGCGCCTTTCATCGGGAACACTTAACGGGATCGACTACACGAGTCCGGTCGCCAGCGCACAGGTAAAGAGCTGCGTCCTCCTGGCGGGGCTAAGGGCGAGAGGCGAAACCTGGGTGCGTGAGCCGAGTCTGTCGCGAGATCACACCGAGCGGATGCTCGAGGGCGCGGGCGTGAAGATCATGCGGGGCAAGAAGGGCATTGGTGTTGCTGCCGGGTCGCAGCCTCGCCGGATCGACTGCCGAGTCCCGGGAGATATCTCGAGTGCGGCGTTTTGGATGGTCGCCGCGGCTGTCGTTGCCGGCAGCCGGGTGTCGCTCAGGAGTGTCGGCATCAATCCGACGCGGACGGGGGTCCTGGTGGCGCTGGAGCAAGCAGGACTGGATGTAAAAGTGGGGAACGAGCGATGGGAATCCGGGGAGCCGGTTGCCGACATCGAAGTTGGATCAGGCCCGGGCATTGGCATGACCTTGGATGGTCCGCTGATCCCAAGACTCATCGACGAGATACCGGTCCTCGCCGTGCTCGCGACGCAACTGAGTGGCGAGACCGTCATCCGGGATGCCCGTGAGCTGCGCGTTAAGGAGACCGACCGAATCAAGACGGTCACCGAAGGCTTGCGGCAAATGGGGGCTAAGATCGAGCCAACCGACGACGGAATGGTTATCGAAGGTCCCACACCGCTCCGCGGGGGGGCGATCGATGCGACGGGCGATCATCGAATTGCGATGGCATTTGCAGTCGCCGGACTGGTTGCCGAGGGGGAAACCCAGATTCTGGCTGCGGATTCGATCCAAACCAGTTACCCCGGTTTCTTCGAAGACCTAAGATCGCTGCAGAAATGA
- the iolG_1 gene encoding Myo-inositol 2-dehydrogenase translates to MSKKLRVGIIGSGGIAQNAHMKGYASIPDQCEMVAVCDVDPDTAAAAAEKFGVSKTYHDYRELLADKEIDAVSVATPNAFHRLPTIDALKSGKHVLCEKPLAMNAQEAKEMCRAAKESGKILQVALQQRFSGPMTFMKQYIDAGHMGKIYYARAQALRRRGVPSWGVFIDKEKQGGGPLIDIGVHILDMTLFLMGYPKPVSASGKTWDTLGKQPGLYNIWGDYDRSRFTVEDFAVGLIRFDDGSVVVLESSFMGNMDGDPFQTQLYGEKAGAIVKGWGDDAVRIFTEQDRQLFNLTPVNVPKVESSHVAEVQAFVDAILNNKPSPVPGEQGLILNAVFDALYKSSETGKEEPVDVSF, encoded by the coding sequence ATGTCTAAGAAACTGAGAGTTGGCATCATCGGCAGTGGCGGCATCGCCCAAAACGCCCACATGAAGGGCTACGCCAGCATTCCCGATCAATGTGAAATGGTCGCCGTGTGCGACGTCGATCCGGATACCGCCGCAGCGGCGGCCGAGAAGTTTGGGGTTTCTAAGACCTACCACGATTATCGAGAACTCCTTGCCGACAAGGAGATCGATGCGGTTTCGGTGGCCACGCCCAATGCCTTTCACAGGCTTCCGACGATCGATGCGCTGAAGTCCGGCAAGCACGTGCTTTGCGAAAAGCCGCTTGCCATGAACGCCCAGGAGGCCAAGGAGATGTGCCGCGCCGCAAAGGAGAGCGGCAAGATCCTGCAGGTGGCCCTTCAGCAGCGGTTTAGCGGGCCGATGACGTTCATGAAGCAGTACATCGACGCCGGCCACATGGGGAAGATCTACTATGCTCGGGCGCAGGCCCTGCGCCGCCGGGGTGTTCCTTCATGGGGAGTCTTCATCGATAAGGAAAAGCAAGGCGGTGGCCCTCTCATCGATATCGGCGTTCACATTCTGGATATGACCCTGTTCTTGATGGGCTATCCCAAGCCGGTAAGCGCATCTGGCAAAACATGGGACACGCTCGGAAAACAGCCCGGTCTCTACAACATTTGGGGCGACTACGACCGGTCTCGCTTTACGGTAGAGGATTTTGCGGTCGGGCTTATTCGTTTTGACGATGGGTCAGTCGTTGTGCTCGAGAGCTCGTTCATGGGGAATATGGACGGCGATCCCTTCCAGACCCAGCTTTACGGCGAAAAGGCTGGTGCAATCGTGAAGGGCTGGGGCGACGATGCCGTTCGGATCTTCACGGAACAGGATCGGCAGCTTTTCAACCTGACGCCGGTCAATGTGCCGAAGGTTGAATCGTCGCATGTCGCTGAAGTGCAGGCGTTCGTTGATGCGATCCTGAACAACAAGCCGTCGCCGGTCCCGGGCGAGCAGGGCCTGATTCTGAACGCCGTGTTCGACGCCTTATACAAGAGCAGCGAAACCGGAAAGGAAGAGCCGGTCGACGTTAGCTTTTAA
- the menG_1 gene encoding Demethylmenaquinone methyltransferase: MKQGTEKREAVQRMFGEIAPTYDRVNSIMTFRLHYQWRKEAVRWLKLEGNETVLDLCCGTGDFFDPLLAALPRGRVVGADFSVPMLGIARQKHPKEAVSVADACRLPFASGSVDAVTVGWGLRNVPDLTEALTEIHRVLRPGGQVVSVDTAEPENVFARWVSRTAFQSAIPMIGSAFGHREAYTYLPKSAERFLSPPELCEHLTGVGFGESQFKTMCMGNVSLIWGRK, encoded by the coding sequence ATGAAGCAAGGAACCGAAAAGCGGGAAGCCGTTCAGCGCATGTTCGGCGAGATCGCGCCAACTTACGACCGGGTCAACTCAATCATGACCTTCCGCCTTCATTACCAATGGCGAAAGGAGGCGGTGCGGTGGCTCAAGCTGGAAGGAAACGAGACGGTTCTCGATTTGTGCTGCGGAACCGGTGACTTCTTCGATCCCCTGCTCGCCGCGTTGCCGCGGGGAAGAGTGGTCGGCGCGGATTTCAGCGTTCCGATGCTCGGTATCGCCCGGCAGAAGCATCCAAAAGAGGCGGTCAGCGTCGCCGATGCATGCCGACTTCCATTTGCGAGCGGTTCGGTGGACGCGGTTACCGTCGGGTGGGGGCTGCGGAATGTGCCTGACCTTACAGAAGCTCTAACCGAGATCCACCGGGTTTTGCGTCCGGGTGGACAGGTTGTTTCCGTAGATACCGCGGAGCCTGAGAATGTTTTCGCCAGATGGGTCAGCCGGACCGCCTTTCAGTCGGCAATTCCTATGATAGGGTCCGCATTCGGCCATCGTGAAGCCTACACGTACCTTCCAAAGAGTGCGGAAAGGTTTCTGAGCCCACCGGAGCTGTGTGAGCACCTGACCGGAGTCGGATTCGGCGAGTCGCAATTCAAGACCATGTGCATGGGCAACGTGAGCCTCATCTGGGGGCGCAAGTGA
- the ltaA gene encoding L-allo-threonine aldolase yields MAAIVDLRSDTITKPTPEMFEAMRQAELGDDVLGDDPTVHRLEKLAAQVTGKEAAVFMPSGTMGNQAALATHVQPGDSVLFDEEAHMIWYEVAAPAVIARALSLTFRSQNGIPDIDEIERKILPRSLHTPGTTLICLENTHNRAGGAVIPLEVMETISRLSERSKARVHLDGARVFNASVALGVSVEEISSFVDSISFCLSKGLRSPVGSILCGRGEFIEEARFWRKRLGGGMRQAGILAACGIVSLTTMVDRLAEDHRRARELAVGISQIPGFRVPMESVQTNIVMVDIEGDSVHAQSRLEDKGVRCYPFGPHRLRLVTHADVDDQGVVQAIAAFQAVALQAS; encoded by the coding sequence ATGGCCGCTATCGTCGATCTCCGCAGCGACACGATAACCAAACCGACCCCCGAAATGTTCGAGGCAATGCGTCAGGCCGAGCTTGGCGACGATGTCTTGGGTGATGACCCGACGGTCCATAGGCTGGAAAAGCTAGCCGCCCAGGTCACCGGAAAAGAAGCGGCCGTTTTCATGCCGAGTGGCACGATGGGCAACCAGGCCGCTCTGGCCACGCACGTCCAGCCCGGCGACTCGGTGCTCTTCGATGAGGAAGCCCACATGATCTGGTATGAGGTAGCCGCCCCGGCGGTTATCGCCCGTGCCCTCAGCCTGACCTTCCGTTCCCAAAACGGCATTCCCGATATCGATGAGATTGAGAGAAAAATCCTTCCTCGGTCGCTTCATACCCCAGGGACAACCTTGATCTGCCTTGAAAACACCCACAACCGGGCGGGTGGCGCCGTGATTCCCCTGGAGGTGATGGAAACGATTTCCAGGCTCTCCGAGAGGTCGAAAGCAAGGGTTCACCTCGATGGTGCGAGGGTATTCAACGCCTCCGTCGCGCTTGGCGTGAGCGTGGAAGAGATCAGCTCCTTTGTAGATTCAATCAGCTTTTGTTTGAGCAAGGGACTCCGTTCACCCGTCGGATCCATCTTGTGCGGGCGTGGCGAGTTCATCGAAGAAGCTCGCTTCTGGCGCAAGCGGCTGGGTGGCGGGATGCGGCAGGCGGGCATTCTCGCCGCCTGCGGCATCGTGAGCTTGACGACGATGGTGGATCGGCTCGCCGAAGACCACCGCCGCGCCCGGGAGCTTGCGGTGGGCATCTCTCAGATTCCGGGCTTCCGCGTGCCCATGGAGTCGGTCCAGACGAACATCGTGATGGTGGACATAGAGGGGGACTCCGTTCACGCTCAGAGCCGGCTCGAAGACAAGGGCGTTCGATGCTATCCGTTTGGCCCGCATCGACTTCGATTGGTGACCCACGCCGATGTGGACGACCAGGGAGTCGTCCAGGCCATCGCGGCGTTTCAAGCGGTCGCGTTACAAGCGAGCTAA
- the ispB gene encoding Octaprenyl diphosphate synthase has translation MKPTAFLEADELEPYLRIVSEVEAQLGVDLGSRVELVEKINRHILEAGGKRLRPAFVVLSAEATGRPFERERAIKVGACMELIHMATLIHDDVIDETPSRRGRPTASSVYGNTASILSGDVCLAKAMVLLAADGDLEIIRRVAGVVEQMAEGEVREIETRGNFDLDRMDHFAILAMKTADFIACCCEVGAMIAGADSDVRSRLRDYGFEVGMAFQLIDDVLDYAGDPSITGKAVWTDFREGCATLPLIELRKVLSADEDLAVRKVFGNGVHDEELIRLSGWMQHRGAIREAQREAEHAVERAIQHLSFLPDGPAKSMLIASANRITTRQA, from the coding sequence GTGAAGCCAACCGCTTTTCTCGAAGCCGACGAACTCGAGCCGTACCTGCGGATCGTTTCGGAGGTGGAGGCTCAACTGGGTGTTGACCTTGGATCACGCGTCGAGCTGGTGGAGAAGATCAACCGCCACATACTTGAAGCCGGGGGCAAGCGGCTTCGTCCGGCCTTTGTCGTCTTGAGTGCCGAGGCCACGGGTCGGCCTTTTGAACGGGAGCGTGCGATCAAGGTGGGCGCCTGCATGGAGCTGATCCACATGGCGACCTTGATTCACGACGACGTCATCGACGAGACTCCGTCGAGGCGGGGAAGGCCCACCGCATCATCGGTCTACGGCAATACGGCGAGCATTCTCAGCGGAGATGTGTGCCTGGCGAAGGCGATGGTTCTGCTCGCAGCCGATGGCGATCTTGAGATCATTCGTCGGGTCGCCGGCGTCGTGGAACAGATGGCGGAAGGAGAGGTGCGGGAGATCGAGACTCGAGGCAATTTCGATCTTGATCGGATGGACCACTTTGCCATCCTCGCGATGAAGACCGCCGACTTCATTGCGTGCTGCTGTGAGGTCGGCGCGATGATCGCAGGAGCTGACAGCGATGTTCGGAGTCGGCTCCGCGACTACGGATTTGAGGTCGGCATGGCTTTCCAGCTCATCGACGATGTGCTGGACTATGCCGGCGACCCTTCGATTACGGGAAAAGCAGTCTGGACTGACTTTCGGGAGGGATGTGCGACGCTTCCGCTCATCGAACTCCGTAAGGTGTTATCCGCCGACGAAGATCTAGCCGTTCGCAAAGTCTTTGGCAACGGTGTGCATGATGAAGAATTAATCAGGCTAAGCGGTTGGATGCAGCACCGGGGGGCTATCCGGGAGGCCCAACGAGAGGCTGAGCATGCCGTAGAGCGAGCGATCCAGCATTTGAGCTTCCTGCCAGACGGTCCGGCCAAGTCGATGCTCATCGCCTCCGCCAATCGAATCACGACACGCCAAGCGTGA
- the tmpC gene encoding Membrane lipoprotein TmpC, which produces MKQKWMGIGLTVVLGLAGCNGQNATEGTGSTSTGNGTARSTGASGKILSVGVVFDSGGRGDKSFNDSCWAGVQRAIKDFGVKESTVETKAEKDYEANLTAMAEKGCDLVISVGINTKNALAKVAPMFPETKFALIDADVDAPNVRNLKFKEEEGSFMVGLIAGLMTKSGKVGFIGGMEIDLIKKFEAGYIAGVRTSNPKAEVLPAKYTGDWNNADYAKVAAVQLFGSGADIIFAAAGRAGLGMIKAAKEQGKYAIGVDSDQDGVEPGTVLTSMMKRVDEAVYQTIKDLQEGKFQSGTIIYDLKANGVGISDLTHTRNLIGEEKLKKVDDWKQKVIAGEIVVPADMDALKTFVAK; this is translated from the coding sequence TTGAAGCAAAAGTGGATGGGGATCGGTTTAACGGTGGTGTTGGGATTGGCGGGCTGCAACGGGCAGAACGCCACCGAGGGCACGGGTTCGACGAGTACCGGAAACGGTACGGCGCGATCAACGGGAGCTTCGGGCAAGATCCTCAGCGTTGGCGTCGTCTTCGATAGCGGTGGCCGCGGAGATAAGTCATTCAATGACTCGTGCTGGGCCGGAGTTCAGCGTGCAATTAAAGATTTCGGTGTGAAGGAAAGCACCGTGGAAACGAAGGCAGAAAAGGACTACGAAGCCAACCTGACCGCAATGGCTGAGAAAGGCTGCGATCTTGTGATTTCCGTTGGGATCAATACCAAGAACGCATTGGCAAAAGTCGCGCCGATGTTTCCCGAAACGAAGTTCGCCTTGATCGATGCGGACGTCGATGCTCCAAACGTTCGCAACCTGAAATTCAAAGAGGAAGAAGGAAGTTTCATGGTGGGGCTCATCGCCGGACTCATGACGAAGTCCGGCAAAGTTGGCTTCATCGGCGGGATGGAGATCGATCTCATCAAGAAGTTTGAAGCCGGTTATATCGCCGGAGTGAGGACTTCCAATCCAAAGGCCGAAGTCCTTCCAGCCAAATACACGGGTGATTGGAACAATGCCGACTACGCGAAGGTGGCAGCGGTTCAGCTCTTTGGCTCTGGAGCGGACATCATTTTCGCTGCGGCTGGCCGCGCTGGTCTCGGAATGATCAAAGCAGCAAAGGAGCAGGGCAAGTACGCCATCGGCGTCGACAGCGATCAGGACGGCGTCGAACCGGGGACAGTCTTGACCAGCATGATGAAGCGGGTGGATGAGGCCGTTTACCAGACGATCAAGGATTTGCAGGAAGGGAAATTCCAGAGCGGAACCATCATTTACGATCTAAAGGCGAACGGCGTGGGGATCTCTGACTTGACCCACACGCGCAATCTGATTGGCGAGGAAAAGCTCAAGAAGGTGGACGACTGGAAGCAAAAGGTCATTGCCGGAGAAATCGTCGTTCCTGCCGATATGGATGCATTGAAAACATTCGTCGCCAAGTAG